Within the Echinicola sp. 20G genome, the region TTTACAAATAATAGAACATTAACATTTGAAAAACTCATGCTAAAATTCTTGTTCTATTCATATGGATTTGGAATCCAGGTGAAAAAAGGGACAAAAAAGGGGACAGGTTCATTTTGGTTTTATGGCTCTAAATTTATTTGAATCGTATTATTTAAAATCGGCTCCAATTGTCAAATAAATCCATTTTTCAATTCGAATTTTTGAATGGTCTTTTTTTTTGATGTAAAAAGCAGAAAATCGACCTACTTGAAGATGGACAAATTTCAGGAAACGAACCTTTGATTTAGAATTGAATTCATTTGCATGTTTTTGAATATTATTTCCACCTCGTAAAATTCGTACTGTACGAGGGGTACGAGCCGTGCGAAGTGTACGAATCATAGATTGTGTTAAAGAAAATTTTAATATGCATTTTTTCATGGTTACCATCCAGTTCCTAATAGAGACCATAATGGTCAACAGGATTTGAGCTTCGTAAACCTAAAGAGTTCTCACATATTGAAAAAGGGGTGAACGTATTATGATGTGGAAACTGGAAGACGAGAAAAAGACTGGAGACATTGTTCTCCCAACTCTGTGACCAGTTTATGATCCTAAGAAATTAAGCCCAATCATTCCTCGGCTTCAAAACCAGAATCCTTGTCAAAATACCTGCCTAACCTTGAAGAGTATTCCGAGCCATAGTATACCAGTGTTTCAAGGCACTGTAACATACTGGTAGATTATGGATTTCATATTCCTGAAAAGTATAGAAGTATAGATACTCTCTCAACTACTGTACTTGACTAAGCTTATCCCATTCAAGATTCGTTTCTTATGGGAGGATATTTTATTAAATTCAATATTTATATCATAAAATTTGTTTTATAAGACACATTAAAAGCTCTATATACTGACAAGGCAGCTTAATTCAGAACCTTTTACGGTTTCTTAACGAATATAATACGCCATTAACTAGAAGATTTGATACTTATGTAATGTTTAGGTTTTCTGGCACTATCCATGTTATAATTAGTCAATCAAGTTTGAGTAGATTTCAGATAATATAAGAAAAAAAATAGGAGAAAGTGGAGCCAGATTTAATTGAAACCACTCTTAAATTCTACAGGGAACAATGCAATTATAATAGAATAAATATGCTAAATAAATTTAATAAAGGACCATGAACAACGGATACTTCAAATACTATAAATCAAGTGTTCTAGTAAGTTTACTAGTGATACTTGGAATCAGTCTATTCTTGGCAAAAGATTATTGGGGTTTGTCATTTTCAATAATTTCTGTGATCACGAGTCTTTTATTTTTCATTGACAAGTGGTTATGGAAAACTAGATTATTCTCTTGGATGTTTTGGATTGAAGACTTTTCAGGACGGTACGAGGGCCATCTTGAATATGAGTAAAGAGATGATAAATGTGTAGTAAAAAAAGGGGAAACTGAAACATGTTAAAATAATTCACCAAACTGGGAGCAAAATCACTGTTTTTTCATTCACTCAAAAACCAGATGGTACTCCATCTTCAGTTTCTGAAAGTTTAGGTTTGCATGTAGATAAACAAATGGAGATAAACATTTTGAATTAATTTACTCCTATTTAAACCAAGGTAGTACAGAGCAAAATTTTTCACCGCATTATGGTGTAAGTCTTCAGACCAAAATGAACTGTTTACTTTTAAAACAATCCATTTAACAGGGAGAGTGTCCCAATTTGAATGATTTATAAGATAAAAATGAATAAAAGCATTCTTTTTTGCCCAATGCCTTGTAAAGGTGTCTATGAGGTTTTGTTATAAATTTACCTACCTTGTTAGGGAAGGTGTTATATGCTCTAAAATCTTTATAATGTATTTTGTTTTAAACATGGAATATTAAGTATAAGTACCGTCGCATGAACGAGATTGAGAAGAATATACAAGAATTCAAAATTTGGCATGAAACACAATTACCGTATCATAATGCCGCAGTTAACTTCTTTTGCCAACTAATTGATGCTATACCTAAAGTTCAGTTGGTCAAAGGAAGAACAAAAAGTTACGAGGAATGCATAAGTAAATTCACAAGGAAGTATTTGCCATATATTGACAAAAAGGAAAAAGACGTAAAAATCAGTTATTACCTAACAGATTTAATTGGTATTCGTGCTGTTTGTTTTTATGCCGAAGAAGTGTATGAAATAAGGCGTGACCTTAGAAAGTACTTCAAAGAGCTAGAAATAACTGATAAGTCAAGCCAATTAGAAAAGACTGAGGATAAATTTGGTTACAAAAGTTTGCACCTTCAATTGGTATTGAAGCGAGGACTGAAAGGTATTGATGATGTGGATAGGTTTAAAAATATTCAAATTGAGCTTCAAATTCGAACAGTTATACAGGACGCTTGGAGTGTATTGGATCATAAAATTAAATACAAAAAAAGCATACCACAGAGTTTGAAAAGAAGAATTAATAGGCTTTCAGCACTTTTTGAAATCGCAGATGAAGAATTTTCAAATATTCAAAAAGAAATTTCGAAAGAAGAAAATAAAATAAACAATAGGCTGAAAAAAGGAGGGCGTATAGAAACGCTTAAAGTGCTGGATGTATTTAGGTTCTTATTTGTTGCATTGAAATATTTTCCTCATTATGATTTTGCAGAATACAAGGTTGATAGTTTTGTCCAAGAAATCCTATTATTGAAAAGTGATTTTACAGAAGGTGCCTTAAATGAAGCCTTGAAAGAAAACCTTTTGTATGTTGATACGATCGAAAAAAGGATAAATCAGCATTTGAACCCATATACTAAAATTCGCTACTGTTTGTATAAGTCCAATATTGAAAGCTTTAAACCAATTTTATCAGTGCACCAACAAGGTATATTTAATGCCTTAGGTTAAGAAGTTGATATAAGAGATAATTGAAACTTAAATTTGGTTAAAGAAGTTTTCTCCCTGTAAGATTGGAGTGATTCT harbors:
- a CDS encoding GTP pyrophosphokinase family protein, with translation MNEIEKNIQEFKIWHETQLPYHNAAVNFFCQLIDAIPKVQLVKGRTKSYEECISKFTRKYLPYIDKKEKDVKISYYLTDLIGIRAVCFYAEEVYEIRRDLRKYFKELEITDKSSQLEKTEDKFGYKSLHLQLVLKRGLKGIDDVDRFKNIQIELQIRTVIQDAWSVLDHKIKYKKSIPQSLKRRINRLSALFEIADEEFSNIQKEISKEENKINNRLKKGGRIETLKVLDVFRFLFVALKYFPHYDFAEYKVDSFVQEILLLKSDFTEGALNEALKENLLYVDTIEKRINQHLNPYTKIRYCLYKSNIESFKPILSVHQQGIFNALG